The Scheffersomyces stipitis CBS 6054 chromosome 5, complete sequence genome contains the following window.
CAAGAACGGCGGAAAGAAGGAAACACACAAGGCCAACTTTGAAATCGACTTGCCTGGCGCCGAAATGGGCAAAGTTGTTACCCGTTTCCCTCCTGAACCTTCTGGATACTTGCACATTGGACATGCTAAGGCTGCCATCTTGAACGAGTATTTTGCCCACAATTACAAGGGTCAATTGGTGATCCGTTTCGACGACACCAACCCTACAAAGGAGAAGGAAGAGTTCCAGGACTCGATCATTGAAGACTTGGCCCTCTTGGGAGTCAAGGGTGAGAAGGTCACCTTTTCCTCGGACTACTTCGACACTATGTACGATTTAGctatcaagttgatcaaggacGGAAACGCCTACTGTGATGACACACCTTTAGAAAAGATGAGAGAAGAGAGAATGGTGGGTGAAGCTTCggccagaagaaacagatctgTCGAAGAAAACTTGCACATCTTCactgaagaaatgaagaacGGAACTGAAGAAGGCTTAAAGAATTGTTTAAGAGCAAAGATCGACTACACTGCTCCAAACAAGGCCTTGAGAGACCCCGTAATGTACAGATGCAACTTGACTCCTCACCACAGAACTGGCACCCAGTGGAAGATGTACCCTATCTACGATTTCTGTGTCccagttgttgattctATCGAAGGAATCACCCATGCTTTGAGAACTAATGAGTACAGAGACCGTAATCCACAGTACCAATGGATCCAGAAGGCTTTGGGCTTGCGTCCCGTCGAAATCTGGGACTTCGGCAGAGTTAACTTTGTCAGAACGTTGTTGTCCAAGAGAAAGTTGCAGTGGTTCGTCGACAAGGGCCATGTCGCCAACTGGGATGACCCTAGATTCCCAACAATCAGAGGtgtcagaagaagaggtaTGACTATCGAAGGTTTGAGAAACTTCATCATTTCCCAGGGCCCTTCCAAGAACATTATCAACATGGACTGGTCCACTATCTGGGCCATGAACAAGAAGGTAATCGACCCTGTTGCTCCTAGATTTACTGCTGTCTACGCCGAAAATGCTGTCCCTgtcaaattgttgaacgTGCCTGCTGAAGCATACACAGAAGAGAAGCCTAAGCACAAGAAGAACCCAGAAGTCGGCAATAAGCCAGTCGTCTACttcaacgagttgttgatCGACCAGGCTGACGCCGACTTGGTTGAAGGCGAGGAAATCACTTTCATGGACTGGGGTAATGTCATCGTTTCCAAGGTCAACAAAGAAGGCGATGTCGTCAAGTCTATCGAAGCCAACTTGCATTTGGAAGGTGACTTCCGTAAgacttccaagaagatcacGTGGTTGGCTAACACCAGCGACAAGGTGGACGTCGATTTGGTTGACTTTGATCACTTGATTACCAAGGAtaagttggaagaagaagacaacttCGAAGACTTCCTTACCCCTGAGACCGAGTTCCACACCAAGGCTTTCGCTGATTTGAACATTCGCAAGTTGAAGACTGGTGA
Protein-coding sequences here:
- the SYE1 gene encoding glutamine-tRNA ligase (Glutamyl-tRNA synthetase, cytoplasmic (Glutamate--tRNA ligase) (GluRS) (P85)~go_function glutamate-tRNA ligase activity; ATP binding~go_process glutamyl-tRNA aminoacylation) is translated as MSLTLSIAAKAPFVAYPALIAANFVNTSDVDSSILIEFIDEKSVEGSDSSVKLVSAGKTVTDQVEILSILAEQFPSVLTAELGNVWSKFAVDKLYVKNFKELAVDLEKLDAHLNFKSFISGYSYTTADIAVWGVLRANALMGSVIKNGVYTNVSRWYSLLADDSRFESVVEFMIKSVNDLRKSAKTAKNGGKKETHKANFEIDLPGAEMGKVVTRFPPEPSGYLHIGHAKAAILNEYFAHNYKGQLVIRFDDTNPTKEKEEFQDSIIEDLALLGVKGEKVTFSSDYFDTMYDLAIKLIKDGNAYCDDTPLEKMREERMVGEASARRNRSVEENLHIFTEEMKNGTEEGLKNCLRAKIDYTAPNKALRDPVMYRCNLTPHHRTGTQWKMYPIYDFCVPVVDSIEGITHALRTNEYRDRNPQYQWIQKALGLRPVEIWDFGRVNFVRTLLSKRKLQWFVDKGHVANWDDPRFPTIRGVRRRGMTIEGLRNFIISQGPSKNIINMDWSTIWAMNKKVIDPVAPRFTAVYAENAVPVKLLNVPAEAYTEEKPKHKKNPEVGNKPVVYFNELLIDQADADLVEGEEITFMDWGNVIVSKVNKEGDVVKSIEANLHLEGDFRKTSKKITWLANTSDKVDVDLVDFDHLITKDKLEEEDNFEDFLTPETEFHTKAFADLNIRKLKTGDIIQFERKGYYRVDQPYKEGKPAVLFTIPDGKAVSKYGKK